In Buchnera aphidicola (Hyadaphis tataricae), the genomic stretch TATTAAGCGCTATGGTTTTAGGTGTTTTAGGATTAGTGCCTGGAATGCCAAATGTTATATTTTTGGTGTTTACAACATTCTTGTTTGCTTTTTCTTGGTGGTTATATCAAAGAAAATATTCATCAGAAAATAATTTATTTCAATCTAATCAAGAATATAAAACAATACAAGATTCTATTTCTGAAGCATCTTGGAATGATGTTGAATTAGAAGATCCAATAAGAATCGAGGTGGGATATAATCTCACATCAATGATTGATATGAATGATAAATCAGATCTTCTTGATAAAATTCGTATAGTTCGCAAAAAAATCGCTCAAGAACTTGGATTTTTGCCTCCATTAATTCATGTTAAAAATAATATGAGTTTATCAGAAAATGATTATCGTGTTCTAATTAAAGGGGTAGAAGTAGGACAAGGAACTTGTTTTTATGATCGTTTTATGGCAATTGATTCTGGAAGAAAAACAGAACCGTTGCCGTTTGAAAAAGTATATGAACCTACTTTTGGATTATCTGGATATTGGATCGATAAAGATTTTAAGCATGAAGCACAAAAAAGGGGTTATTCTGTAATAGAATCTAGTACTGTTATTTCTACACATATACATTTCTTAATTTCTAATCATGTTGAGGAATTATTTGGTCGTCAAGAAACTCAACAACTATTAGATCATGTCTCTATAGCAATGCCAAAATTAACAGAGGATTTAATTCCAAATATAATAAATTTAACAAATTTTCATAAAGTTTTAAAAAATTTATTATTAGAAAACGTTCCAATACGAGACATGAGAACTATTTTAGAAACGTTATCGGAACATGCAGATATTCAAAAAGATCCAAATGAACTTACTGCCATAGTACGAATTGCTTTAAGAAAAATTATTGTACAAAAATTGTTTCATAAAAGCCATGTTATTGAAGTTATAGGGTTAGAATCGAATTTAGAGCAAATATTGTTAAATACTATAAAAAGCGGTACTAATACTATAGAACCTCAGTTATCTCAAAGTTTATTGCTAAAAACGAAAGAAGCAATGCAGAAACAGTCATCAATTGGTTCTCCTCTTGTTTTGTTAGTCAGTCATCCTCTTCGATATTTTTTATCTAGATTTTTAAGACACCATTTTCCAGAATTAACTGTTTTATCTCAGTTTGAATTAGTAGACATCACAACCATAAAAATGACCAATATTATTGGAAATTAAAAAATTTTTTATAATTTTATCAATGAGTTTTAATAGAATTTGGTGTGGTTGTAAGTAGTACACTGTTAGTATTATATTATATCCCACCTGTCTATTTTTTGAATGTGTAATTACATTTTTTTTACCGTTTTAATGCCAAGCATATTAAGTCCTTTTTTTAATGTTTTTGCTGTTAAAATAGATATTTTTAATCTGCTTTTTTGAATCTTTATTGTTTTTGCAAACAGTATTGAACAATTTTCATAAAAATGAGAAAAACATGTGGCAAGTTCATAAAGATATTGACACATTATATGAGGAGTTCCTTTTTGAGCTATAGATGTAATAATTTCTTCAAACTCTAATATTTTAATGGTTAAATTGATTTCATTTTCTGTTTTTAAAATAATTTTTTCCTTAATATTTTTTGTAGGAATCGAAGATTTTTTTATTACAGAAGTAATTCGTGTATAAGCATATTGTATATAAGGAGCTGTATTGCCTTCAAAACTTAACATTTTGTTCCAATCAAATATATAATCAGTGTTACGATTTTTGGATAAATCGGCATATTTTATTGAGCTAATACCGATAATATTAGATAAATTAATTAATTGTTTTTTAGAAAAAGTTGTTTTTTTGCTTTTAATTAATTGTCTGGCTTTTTCAACAGCTTCATTAATCAGTGTGCTTAGTTTAATAGTGTTGCCATCACGTGTTTTAAAAGGACGTTTATTTTTTAAAAGCATCATACCAAACGTATGATGTTCAAACAATAGGTTTTCGGGTATGTAATGTGCTTTTTTAGCGATTATCCAAGCTTGCATTAAATGTTGATATTGACGAAAATCAGTGTAATATATAATGCGATCAGCATGTAGTTTTTCATATCTATATTTTAAACAAGCAATATCTGTAGTAGAATATAAAAACCCTTGATCTTTTTTTTGAATTACAACTCCCATAGATTCGCCTAATCTATTTTTAAACTCTTTTAAAAAAACAATTGTACTCCCGTTTTTTTCTATAGCTATTTTTTTATTTTTTAAGTCTTGTACAATATTAGGGAGCATATTACTATATAAACTTTCTCCCATAGTGTCATGATTGTTTAGCGTTACATTGAGTTTTTTGTATATTTTATAATTTTCAGACATGGTAATAGATACTATTTTTCTCCAGATTCTATAACAATGTTGATCTCCTTTTTGTAATTTTGACACATATTTTCTAGATTTTTCTGCAAAAGATTGATCTATATCGTATTTTTTTTTTGCCTTGCAGTAAAAATGTTCGAGTTTAGATAAAGAAACATCAATATTTTTGATATTTTTTTCTTTTAGATATGCTATCAACATACCAAATTGTGTCCCCCAATCTCCAATATGATTGGCTTTGATAACGTTGTGTCCTAAAAAATTTAACACACGAACTGTGACATCACCAATGATTGTTGAACGTAAATGACCAACGTGCATTTCTTTTGCAACGTTCGG encodes the following:
- the flhA gene encoding flagellar biosynthesis protein FlhA, with product MINFSSLFHVIKKFKISQWQILAGPILILMILAMMILPLAPFVLDILFTFNIALSIIILLVSMFTRHTLEFTAFPTILLFSTLLRLALNVASTRIVFLNGHIGTSAAGRVIESFGHFLVGGNFAIGIVVFIILVIINFIVITKGASRIAEVGARFILDAMPGKQMAIDADLNAGLIGEEKAKKRRIKITQEADFYGSMDGASKFVRGDAIAGILIMILNIFGGLIIGLFQHHMPLKTAAEVYTLLTIGDGLVAQIPALVISTAAGVIVTRVSTNQHVGEQMISQLFYNPQVIVLSAMVLGVLGLVPGMPNVIFLVFTTFLFAFSWWLYQRKYSSENNLFQSNQEYKTIQDSISEASWNDVELEDPIRIEVGYNLTSMIDMNDKSDLLDKIRIVRKKIAQELGFLPPLIHVKNNMSLSENDYRVLIKGVEVGQGTCFYDRFMAIDSGRKTEPLPFEKVYEPTFGLSGYWIDKDFKHEAQKRGYSVIESSTVISTHIHFLISNHVEELFGRQETQQLLDHVSIAMPKLTEDLIPNIINLTNFHKVLKNLLLENVPIRDMRTILETLSEHADIQKDPNELTAIVRIALRKIIVQKLFHKSHVIEVIGLESNLEQILLNTIKSGTNTIEPQLSQSLLLKTKEAMQKQSSIGSPLVLLVSHPLRYFLSRFLRHHFPELTVLSQFELVDITTIKMTNIIGN
- the argS gene encoding arginine--tRNA ligase; amino-acid sequence: MNLKEIIKKDIQKILVNINLKSTCDPIIKLNKKINLGHYQINNLIKISNELNLTTSDLANKIISNIKNNNIYKKITFSKPGFINFFICKKFLSQELEKIFFSSRLGIQRVKPKNIVVDYSSPNVAKEMHVGHLRSTIIGDVTVRVLNFLGHNVIKANHIGDWGTQFGMLIAYLKEKNIKNIDVSLSKLEHFYCKAKKKYDIDQSFAEKSRKYVSKLQKGDQHCYRIWRKIVSITMSENYKIYKKLNVTLNNHDTMGESLYSNMLPNIVQDLKNKKIAIEKNGSTIVFLKEFKNRLGESMGVVIQKKDQGFLYSTTDIACLKYRYEKLHADRIIYYTDFRQYQHLMQAWIIAKKAHYIPENLLFEHHTFGMMLLKNKRPFKTRDGNTIKLSTLINEAVEKARQLIKSKKTTFSKKQLINLSNIIGISSIKYADLSKNRNTDYIFDWNKMLSFEGNTAPYIQYAYTRITSVIKKSSIPTKNIKEKIILKTENEINLTIKILEFEEIITSIAQKGTPHIMCQYLYELATCFSHFYENCSILFAKTIKIQKSRLKISILTAKTLKKGLNMLGIKTVKKM